A single window of Streptomyces cathayae DNA harbors:
- the cbiE gene encoding precorrin-6y C5,15-methyltransferase (decarboxylating) subunit CbiE, which translates to MITVVGTGTGAPVEEAVLAGAELVVGGRRHLDAVRLPEGAERVVLGALAPALDTVGKYVAEERPVVVLASGDPGFFGIVRALAERFGSELLDVRPGVSSVATAFARVGLPWDDAVVVSAHGRDPRTAVNLCRAHPKVAVLTGPGAGPAELGAALARHSLGRVLVVASALGDPGRERVERVTPAAAAARYWGPAVSVVLCLDESRGLGPVRTVAGAGTPPAGWALDEAGFAHRDSMITKFEVRALALARLGPRPGELVWDVGAGSGSVAVECARLGAAVTAVEKTADGVGRIRANALAHGVDVHVVHGEAPTVLSDLEDPDAVFVGGGGRELPAIVTACARRARRTVVVALAALDRVPAVREALAGAGFTCDGVLLQSSRLAPLPGDVTRLAAANPVFLLWGSRPPARTDIEGAPQ; encoded by the coding sequence GTGATCACGGTCGTCGGCACGGGGACCGGGGCGCCGGTCGAGGAGGCCGTGCTCGCCGGGGCGGAGCTCGTGGTGGGCGGGCGGCGGCACCTGGACGCCGTGCGGCTGCCCGAGGGGGCCGAGCGGGTCGTCCTCGGGGCGCTGGCTCCCGCGCTGGACACCGTGGGGAAGTACGTCGCCGAGGAGCGTCCGGTGGTCGTGCTGGCCTCCGGTGACCCGGGGTTCTTCGGGATCGTGCGGGCGCTGGCCGAGCGGTTCGGGTCCGAGCTGCTGGACGTGCGGCCGGGTGTCTCCTCCGTCGCCACCGCCTTCGCGCGGGTCGGGTTGCCCTGGGACGACGCCGTGGTGGTCAGCGCGCACGGCCGGGATCCGCGGACGGCCGTCAACCTGTGCCGGGCCCACCCGAAGGTCGCCGTGCTGACGGGGCCGGGGGCCGGTCCGGCGGAGCTGGGGGCGGCGCTGGCCCGGCACTCCCTGGGCCGGGTGCTGGTCGTCGCCTCCGCGCTGGGCGATCCCGGGCGGGAGCGGGTGGAGCGGGTCACGCCCGCCGCCGCGGCGGCACGGTACTGGGGTCCGGCGGTCAGCGTCGTGCTGTGCCTGGACGAGTCGCGGGGTCTCGGTCCCGTACGGACCGTCGCGGGCGCCGGTACGCCGCCCGCCGGCTGGGCGCTGGACGAGGCGGGGTTCGCCCACCGGGACTCGATGATCACCAAGTTCGAGGTGCGGGCGCTGGCGCTGGCCCGGCTCGGGCCGCGCCCCGGCGAACTGGTGTGGGACGTGGGCGCGGGTTCGGGGTCCGTGGCCGTGGAGTGCGCCCGGCTGGGCGCCGCCGTGACCGCGGTGGAGAAGACCGCGGACGGGGTGGGGCGGATCCGTGCCAACGCCCTCGCGCACGGGGTGGACGTACACGTGGTGCACGGGGAGGCGCCGACCGTGCTGTCCGATCTCGAGGACCCCGACGCCGTGTTCGTCGGCGGGGGCGGGCGGGAGCTGCCCGCCATCGTCACCGCGTGTGCGCGGCGGGCGCGGCGCACGGTCGTCGTCGCCCTGGCCGCCCTGGACCGGGTGCCGGCCGTGCGCGAGGCGCTGGCCGGTGCCGGCTTCACCTGCGACGGGGTGCTGTTGCAGTCGTCGCGGCTGGCGCCGCTGCCCGGGGACGTGACCCGGCTGGCGGCGGCCAATCCCGTTTTCCTGCTGTGGGGTTCCAGACCCCCGGCACGTACCGACATCGAAGGAGCCCCTCAGTGA